A genome region from Prochlorococcus marinus CUG1417 includes the following:
- a CDS encoding oxidoreductase: MTATISRPKISNWETSNIPNLSGKIALITGANSGLGYYTAKALAEKNAHVVIACRSLEKANQTIKKLKGLNPEGLFTPLELDLSDLKNIVEVQSKIFDNFENLDLLINNAGIMHPPKTLSAQGYEIQFAVNHLAHMLLTLKLLPIIEKKEESRIVTVTSGAQFFGKVGWKNLKAENYYNKWESYSNSKLANVMFALELNENLKHKNILSLAAHPGIAKTNLFTAQKPNPGPLETFSLELFSPIFQTAEMGALPQLFAATSPDARGGDHYGPRFNFRGHPKLSPTSPFAMNKKERKNLWGKSLEILNNFL, translated from the coding sequence ATGACTGCCACTATTTCAAGACCTAAAATCTCTAACTGGGAAACATCTAATATTCCAAACCTTTCAGGCAAAATAGCACTAATTACTGGTGCGAATAGTGGTCTTGGATACTACACTGCGAAGGCCTTAGCAGAAAAAAATGCTCATGTTGTTATAGCTTGTAGATCGCTTGAAAAAGCTAATCAAACTATCAAAAAACTTAAAGGTCTTAATCCTGAAGGATTATTTACACCTTTAGAATTAGACTTATCAGATTTAAAAAATATTGTTGAAGTTCAGTCCAAAATTTTTGATAATTTTGAAAATTTAGATTTACTAATCAATAATGCAGGCATTATGCATCCGCCTAAAACTCTTAGTGCCCAGGGATATGAAATACAATTTGCAGTTAATCATCTGGCTCACATGCTTTTGACTCTTAAGCTACTTCCAATTATTGAAAAAAAAGAAGAATCTAGAATAGTGACTGTTACTTCCGGAGCACAATTTTTTGGCAAAGTTGGTTGGAAAAATCTGAAAGCCGAGAACTATTACAACAAATGGGAATCTTACTCCAATAGCAAATTGGCAAATGTAATGTTTGCTTTGGAACTAAATGAGAACTTAAAGCACAAAAATATACTTTCTCTAGCTGCTCACCCAGGAATTGCAAAAACAAATCTCTTCACTGCTCAAAAACCTAACCCTGGCCCATTAGAAACATTCTCATTGGAATTATTTAGCCCTATTTTTCAAACTGCTGAGATGGGTGCTTTACCTCAACTTTTTGCAGCTACTTCCCCAGACGCTAGAGGCGGTGATCATTATGGTCCTAGATTTAATTTCAGAGGTCATCCAAAACTATCCCCTACTTCTCCTTTCGCCATGAATAAAAAAGAAAGAAAAAATTTATGGGGGAAAAGCCTCGAAATACTCAATAACTTCTTATAA
- a CDS encoding NAD-dependent DNA ligase: MNNLFVRDAKYLDEQYRIGEGIISDGAFNQLEKLFIPLDPEPDYFNQKNNKFLPKLAKENYKEFLKSLLLKTRLSIQPKIDGCAIAIRYIDGNFNKAITKKGLDVSSKIKQIKNVPDCIPIKRDFQIRGELYATNQVAGISQRITRKYLNDKKGIEKSLSFCCFQILNGRLNQYETLNYLKKCGFSTPESYFTNHTSEVQIYKKNWLERKIFAKYPTNGIVIKINSRKLQLLREKSLSQNNEWQYAIQKPY; this comes from the coding sequence ATGAATAATTTATTTGTAAGAGATGCTAAGTATCTAGATGAACAATACAGAATAGGTGAAGGCATAATTTCGGATGGTGCATTTAATCAACTTGAAAAGCTCTTTATTCCCCTTGATCCAGAGCCTGACTACTTTAATCAAAAAAATAATAAATTTTTGCCAAAATTAGCTAAAGAAAACTATAAAGAATTTTTGAAAAGTTTATTATTAAAAACAAGATTAAGCATTCAACCAAAAATTGATGGCTGTGCTATTGCAATTAGATATATAGATGGCAATTTTAATAAAGCTATTACAAAAAAAGGATTAGATGTCTCAAGCAAAATTAAACAAATTAAAAATGTCCCCGATTGTATTCCTATCAAACGAGATTTTCAAATTAGAGGTGAACTATACGCTACAAACCAAGTTGCCGGCATTTCCCAAAGAATTACAAGAAAATACCTCAATGATAAGAAAGGGATTGAAAAAAGTCTCAGCTTTTGCTGTTTCCAAATACTTAATGGAAGACTTAATCAATACGAAACCCTTAACTATCTTAAAAAATGTGGCTTCAGCACCCCTGAAAGTTACTTCACAAATCATACAAGCGAAGTCCAAATATATAAAAAAAATTGGTTAGAGAGAAAAATATTTGCGAAATATCCAACTAATGGGATAGTTATAAAAATAAATAGTAGGAAATTACAATTACTTAGAGAGAAAAGTTTATCTCAAAATAACGAATGGCAATATGCAATTCAAAAACCATACTAA
- a CDS encoding FAD-binding domain-containing protein, with protein MSFLLKAQNTWENFAKYKINDYAKLRNFDFGPNNESSVSKLSPFITHRILSEYDLIHDIKCKYKIKNSTKFVEEIFWRVYWKGWMENRPKVWRNFISENNLDFDYELYESAINGNTEIDFFNSWVHELKQYNYLHNHTRMWFASTWIFNLGLPWQLGAKFFFKYLFDGDAASNLLSWRWVGGLQTKGKQYLFSSSNLRKFSNNRFNSEKISNQQIFLEETNQIPLEDEIYKNDMDPKSDILIMFENDLHLATFKNLLPSYKKVFIILLKNEQRQIKLSESVLKFKQDLISEFVEQFDNVEQISSNSLEITFKNTNEIDIIYPGVGENYDFITEFKNIHNKKIYNLVRDEDLFAWKFAKKGFFKFKENIPKINQRILEDYSKNNF; from the coding sequence ATGTCATTTTTATTAAAAGCTCAAAATACTTGGGAAAATTTTGCAAAATACAAAATTAATGATTATGCAAAATTAAGAAATTTTGATTTTGGGCCAAATAATGAAAGTTCAGTTTCAAAATTATCACCTTTCATTACTCATAGAATATTATCGGAATATGATCTGATTCATGATATTAAGTGTAAGTACAAAATCAAAAATTCAACTAAATTTGTTGAAGAAATATTTTGGAGAGTTTACTGGAAAGGGTGGATGGAAAATAGACCTAAAGTATGGCGAAATTTTATTTCAGAAAACAATCTCGATTTTGACTATGAGCTATATGAAAGTGCAATTAATGGAAATACAGAAATAGATTTTTTTAATTCTTGGGTCCATGAATTAAAGCAGTACAACTATTTGCATAACCATACAAGAATGTGGTTTGCAAGTACTTGGATATTTAATTTAGGCCTCCCATGGCAATTGGGAGCAAAGTTTTTCTTTAAATATCTATTTGATGGTGATGCTGCATCTAATCTCCTTAGCTGGAGATGGGTCGGAGGATTGCAAACGAAGGGAAAGCAATATCTTTTTTCATCATCAAACCTCAGGAAATTTTCAAATAATAGATTTAATTCAGAAAAAATAAGTAATCAACAAATTTTTCTTGAAGAAACTAATCAAATACCACTAGAAGACGAGATTTATAAAAATGATATGGATCCTAAATCGGATATTCTTATTATGTTTGAAAATGATCTGCACCTTGCAACCTTTAAAAATTTACTTCCAAGCTATAAAAAAGTATTTATTATCCTTTTAAAGAATGAACAAAGACAAATTAAATTGTCTGAATCTGTTTTGAAATTTAAACAAGATTTGATCTCCGAATTTGTAGAGCAATTTGATAATGTTGAACAGATTTCTTCAAATTCACTGGAAATTACATTCAAAAATACTAACGAAATAGACATTATCTATCCAGGAGTGGGAGAAAATTATGATTTCATTACTGAATTCAAAAATATACACAATAAAAAAATTTATAACCTTGTTAGAGATGAAGATTTATTTGCCTGGAAATTCGCCAAAAAAGGTTTTTTCAAGTTTAAAGAAAATATTCCGAAAATCAATCAGAGAATATTAGAAGATTATTCAAAAAATAACTTTTAA
- a CDS encoding DoxX family protein yields the protein MLSTILTKSFSKDTALLILRVITGTVLIHHGYEKLANIENFADAFVRPLHLPFPIFLSYIAAFSEIGGSWLLIIGLATRFGALAIVGTISVAIYHALVTSGFNIFLLELLLLYFASATSIALTGPGNFSLDEVIIRILKSEDEEEIISSTKSKISKEVEVKEEISKGGLFQFLQANILSDTSS from the coding sequence GTGCTCTCAACAATTCTTACCAAGTCGTTTAGCAAAGATACTGCTTTATTAATTCTTAGAGTTATAACTGGAACTGTTCTTATTCATCACGGTTATGAGAAGTTAGCCAATATAGAAAATTTTGCTGATGCTTTTGTCAGACCTTTACACCTTCCTTTCCCAATTTTTTTATCATACATTGCGGCATTTTCTGAAATAGGTGGTAGTTGGTTACTAATTATCGGCTTAGCCACAAGATTCGGGGCTTTGGCAATTGTGGGAACAATTTCTGTAGCTATATATCATGCACTTGTTACTTCAGGTTTTAATATTTTCTTACTAGAGCTTCTACTATTGTATTTCGCTTCAGCAACTTCAATTGCATTAACAGGGCCTGGTAATTTCTCTTTAGATGAAGTCATTATCAGAATTTTGAAATCAGAAGATGAAGAGGAAATCATTTCTTCAACAAAATCAAAAATTTCTAAGGAGGTTGAAGTTAAAGAAGAAATAAGTAAGGGTGGCTTATTTCAATTTCTTCAAGCGAACATACTTTCAGACACTTCAAGCTAA